CTGATTTATTCACCGGCAGAACCTGAATTGGAAAATGAGATAGTTAATATATATTTAAGAAATAATGTTAGGAAGATGTCTGCTTCAGCTTTTATGAGAATTACACCTTCTGTTGTAAAATATGCTTCAAAGGGTTTACGAACTGATCAAAAGGGTAATATTGTTCGTAAAAATTATGTATTTGCTAAAATTTCAAGGCCTGAAATGGCAGAGAAATTTATGAGCCCAGCTCCAAAGAATATTTTAGACAATCTTGTCAAAAAAGGTGAGATTTCTGAGAAAGAAGCAATGTTAGCACTTAAAGTCCCTATTGCCGAGGATATAACTATGGAGGCAGATTCTGGAGGCCATACAGATAATAGGCCTTTAATATCAATTGTGCCAACTGTATTGGTAATAAGAGATAGAATGATGGCTCGATATAGATATAAAAGACGTATTAGGATAGGTGCAGCTGGTGGTATAAGCACACCTATGGCTGCAGCAGGAGCTTTTTCTATGGGGGCTGCCTATGTGCTAACTGGTACAATTAATGAGGCTGCTGTTGAAGGTGGCGTTTCAGATATTGCGAAAGAGATGTTAGCAAAGGCTGGTATTGCAGATGTTATAATGGCTCCAGCAGGGGATATGTTCGAAATGGGCGTGAAAGTCCAGGTGTTAAAAAGGGGAACTCTTTTTCCTGGTAGAGCATTGAAATTATATAATATTTATCAAAGTTATAATTCTTTAGAAGAGATACCTGATGATGTGAGGAAAAAATTAGGGGAAGAAATATTTAGAAAAAATATAGAAGAAGT
This sequence is a window from Deferribacterota bacterium. Protein-coding genes within it:
- a CDS encoding PfaD family polyunsaturated fatty acid/polyketide biosynthesis protein translates to LIYSPAEPELENEIVNIYLRNNVRKMSASAFMRITPSVVKYASKGLRTDQKGNIVRKNYVFAKISRPEMAEKFMSPAPKNILDNLVKKGEISEKEAMLALKVPIAEDITMEADSGGHTDNRPLISIVPTVLVIRDRMMARYRYKRRIRIGAAGGISTPMAAAGAFSMGAAYVLTGTINEAAVEGGVSDIAKEMLAKAGIADVIMAPAGDMFEMGVKVQVLKRGTLFPGRALKLYNIYQSYNSLEEIPDDVRKKLGEEIFRKNIEEVWKDTRDYFAKRNKKTVEKAEKDPKFKMALVFRWYLGLAGQWAIEGNKDRISDFQIQCGPSMGAFNEWVKGSYLEDPKNRMVVDIALNILEGACVVLRAEQLRSAGVNVPNICFNFRPKKIKLV